The DNA region CAATAATATTTTCTTTCGAAGGCCAAGAGAGAGCTTACATtgtaaccaccacccaacagcccaacctccaccagcacaaGCCCAGCAATCGACAAGaacccaccaacccagtCCGTCTTCTTCAGCACCTCGCTCTTCTCGCCAGCATGGGCATCGATccgtggaggggggtggtagAACAAAAAGGCCATGACCAAACCGATAGCAGCCCAACCAGTAGTTACAACCGCAATATATCGCCAGCTCGAATACGCCGAAATAAGCTGAGCATACATGACCGACGGCAGAAAcgggaggatggtgaggatcATTGCCGCCACATAGTAGCCGCGGCGAGACACGGGGACAATCTCGGCGGCGCCAGCCAAGGCAGTGAGCTCGTTGATGCCGGTTCCCAAACCTGAGATGGCCATGCCAactggaaaaagaaaaaaagtactGTCAGCCATTGTCTCCTTCCACTTTCAAATCAGGACTGACCAATAAACGCATCCATGCTCGTAGCAGCACCGCAGATAATCTGGCCGATGACAATCAAGGCATTGCCAGCAAGGGCAACAAATCGACGGCCGACAAGATCCGACAAGGCGCCGACAAAGGGGGAAATTGCTGCcgtggcgaggaggttggcagATACGAACCACACCCAGTGGTCGATACCGCCGAGCTCTCGGTAGATATAAACAGGGGCGCCGGCTGTCGCACGCTGTGTCAGTTCTTCAAGGCACATCTCCTTCACTGAGGCACCGTGGACATACCAAACATGAATAACGGAGCTTGAGCGTTCGTCCACATGCAAGCCAGAGCCGCGAGGGCTAACCACCGACGAGCATTACTCTGTATATTTCCGTGGTCAGTTGACGCTGCTTCGTTTGCGTATGTGAGAACGGCCGTATCACGTACAGTTGTGCCCTCCATAGCCATAGCGCCGTCATGACCCTCGATTCCAGCCATTGTGCCGTTGGCGTCCCAGTTGTTCCAGTAAGACCAGTTCCTCACAGCACAAGAAACCGAGTTCTGGTTCTGAGGAGCAGCACCAGAAGAAGCTGAGTGAACAGAGCTAGACGGGGCTGCTTTGTTTGGCGACTCGGGTCTCGGGCTGCTCCGAGCAGGCGACTTGttgggaagagaaggagcgGCAGTGGGAGCAGACGGAATCGAGGCCCGTTGAGCGTCTCTTTCGTCCGGAAGTCCAGCCACCGCAGGTTTCTGGCTGCCGGTGTTCTCTTGGGTCGACAGGTCAGACGATGACGGGAACGCACACACGCCCGCTTCCTTTCGCATGGCTCCCATTTTCAATGGCAGATGGGATCTATCTGCAGATTGGGTGTCGGGAGGAACGGGGGATGTACCGATATGTAAAGCTACCCGGGTAGCAGAGAAGGGGAACACCAGGTGTAGCTGTTGTGCAACGCCCAAGGGTGTTATTTGTGTTGCTGTCTCGGAGAAGGCAGGGAAGGAGGACAGAACGAGACAGACAAGACGAAAAGGAGCTTATCATAAGCAAGCATCAACATTTGCCGTTCAATATTCCCACGAAGCACATGTCGGTGATTCAGGCCAAGGCGGTCAAGCCAATGTTTAGGGGTCTCGGGGACTTGTCCCCAAAGATCGACGCGATCCAAGCCATGTTGCGGAGAAAGAAGCTATCAATAATGTTTTCCAGCCAGGCATCAGGCACCAGGCACCAGGCACCAGGCACCAGGCACCAGACACCAGACACCAGACACCAGACTCCCGGGTTGCCTCCGAGGAAGGAGCTCCTCCGTGGGCAGCTGCAAGTCACCTCACATCCGGACACTGTGGGCACCCGTGACAATTTCAGGGAGGGAAGGTCCATTGCTGTCTTGCCTCGATTTCTCCTGGCCCAGCCGTCGAGGGTATCCTTGCCCTGCTgaaggaggaaggagcgagCCATGTTTTTCTGTAGCACACGATCATTGACTCACCACGGACCCCCAGACCAGTGATCTTGTGAGTTGTCTGAGCTGTCAGACGGGACTTGATGGTGCGCGGGCGACATGCCGGGCACTTTGATGTTTGCTAGATAGCTTCAAGTCCCGGGCAGAAGGAGTCAGGGTTCAATACTTGGTAGCAGCAGAGACCGTCCCCCGCTGGCAGTTGCACCCGTAGCTAGCACATGGCATGTCAAAGTGCCATGTTTGCCTGGTGGAAACTGCCCTGGCTGTTTTGAGTAGGTACGTGTCTGTGTCTGTCACTCAACCTGAATGCAAAGCGCCACGCATTTTATGGGCTGACGGCTAGATCTCTGCCCCAAATTCAAGTCAACCGTAGCAAGATACCTGAAACCGCCATATTCCATTCGATATCCGACTCAGATAGACGGTCCCGATATCCATTGCGCCTCTGTCCCACTGACTACCCGTCCGTCCGCCATATGTGATTCATGCCTGACCGACCGCCTTTCACTGTCAAACACACACTGACCAATTCCGCCCACTTCACCACTCAGCTCTTCTTATCACCAACTCGAGCCCTCCCAAAtgccacccccaaaccccgaTGTcgtccccccatccccaaaccgCCCCTCTCTCCCCTGCCTCAATGGGCCATCTAATCGGAAACCGCCCCCTCAACGGCTTCCCACATTAGCTCATCTCACTCAACACGAAAGATCCCCCAGAGTCGAGTAACACAGCATTCGGGGAGAGAAGGCAGTTAATTACCGCTGCCCACAGTAACCTTACGTGCGAAACAGAACTCCCATCCTTTGTCCTCCCCCACTCCTCTCCACAATCGTCGACGCCTCAAATCACCCCTTACAGTCCCCCACAGACGCCATGGCTTATTGTTTCCCATTCCTATTCGCCTTTGCCATGATTTTAGCCCAGCCGTTATTTTCTACCggccgaaaaagaaaaaaaacgTCCATGCATtgaccaacccccaacccccttccccagcgGCATGTGAGTGAGTGAATCTGCGATCGGATCTAGTCCCGACCGAGGGGGGCTGGATCGCAGTGAGAGAGGAGCGGAGAATTTGATCTAGGTGACAcgatgaagggggagggtgttaCACGGGGTGATATCGACAGGGAAGCGTAGGGTTACGGGAGTTGGAGTGGGAGATTTGATTTGGAAAAGGCAAGGAGTTCACCGCTGGATGCTGGGGAAGAGTTTGGGTGACGGTTGTAAGTAGAGTAGAGTACCGGAAATTTTGGAATGATCGACTGGCAGCAACGGAGGGACTggggtaggtacctaggtggTGTGCGACTTTCCCTGGATAGTGGCCAGAGGTCCGTTGACATATGGTCGAGACTTTACGCTCCTAACTgttccaacccaaccaaagTGTCCGATGTCAATGAGCAGGAAACTGGGAGCTGGTTGTCACAGTTCTGGTTGTGACACCTACCTGTCAACCTCACAATCATCCAAGCCCCCCCAGCTAGCTCACAACTTTGTGTGATGGTGAGAAATGCCGCTGTAGTTGGTATCAAGTCAAGTGTATGAACTGGCAAGGCAGGTTCACAGCTGCGCTGGAGGGATTCTTGGCATTTGCCCCTATTTACCCCTTTTCGGAACTCACCCCATATTTACGTCTGCAGTGGTGACCAGAAGCATAAGTATGACGCCGCAATTACCAAGTTCAAGTATCATGTTCGATCGGCTAAGAACACGGTGCTCTGAAGGTATCATCGTTCAATTAGCTCAGAGGATTGCCTTCCGAGAAAGGTGGTAGTATCCGTGTCCTATCataacccaacccaaccacaaacAAGAAAGACGTGAGCTGTTCGCTCCCCCTCTGCCCTGTTCTCCAAGAGAGAGTGGTATATATCCAAATCCGAAAAGTAACTGTACACGTAGTCATCTCTACACACCATATCCCTCTGGTGCTGGTATCTCCCTTTCACATGCCCAACCCTtatcaccctctccctcatctcTCCACTCTTACAATGCATAGTTCTCTGTATGCAAAAAGATCTCCTCGAGCATGTCATCCCCCCAAATCTCGGCCTGCAACCTCGCAACTGTATTCGCCACGCCCACTCTCATCGCCGGCGGCCCACACACAAACACCgcggtcctcctccccaacacgCCCCTCCCATCCGGCCCTCCTGTCGCCCACTCCTTGAGCATGTACCCCAAATCTGGCCTCCCATACTCCACCGACCACCCGCCGTCAATCTCGTGCGGGACAGGAAACGCAAACCTCATAAGATTGCGCTGGAATTCGGTCGGTGTTTCTGGAAAGCCAAAATCAAACCCTGAGGGAGGGCCAAAATGGGAAGTTGGTcttgggcggcgggggtCGCCGCCGACGTCGGTGCGAAGGTGGGCTAGTTCTGGTGGGCGGACGGGAGCAGTGGAGGATTCGCCTGTtggttctgctgctgctgggggcgAGGGGTGAGTGGCGAAAGGTTCCGTGCTGCCGGATGAGTCGGCGTGTTGGTGGCCGAGCTCGCTGGTAGTCGGTCGGGCGTCGATGCTACCGCCGCTGCCGGCTCCGCTGGGCCGGGGGTCGGACTCGGAAAGGATCTGGCTGTATCGCTTGCGGCCGGCAGGAGGTGCGTATTTGAAATGGGGAGCCGCATTCTCCCGGGCTAGAGGGGGGAAATGGAATTCACCGCCGGGTTCGCTCTTCTTGGTTGAGGGTGCCTTGCTGGAAGGGGCTGGGGGGTGTAAATATTGTTGCTGTTCGCCTTCAACGGGCTTGACCTCATCGTCGCGGCCTTCAAGTTTTCGAAGGGTTTGTTCCGCAACAGATagcctgttgttgttgttgttgttgttgtttgggggaggccccggtggcggtggtgggaaggtgTGTGGTTGGAGATATTTCTGCTGAGGGAGCGCTGTGATGCggtcctcatcctcagcacGCAGCTCCCGCTCTCTGTCGGGGTCGCCTTGGGCCTCGGACATGATCAGGGCGCTGTTGCGTTTGCTAGCAATGTTGGCCACAAAGCCATCCAGCTTGTCGTGGAATGCATTGCTGAGCGGCCTGGGCGCACGACCATGAGGAATGCCAGAATTTGGCGGCTTCCGGACTGATGCGGTAACGAAAAACTTGCAAGTAACACTCTCAGGGGGCGCGGCTTCACGACAGATACGGAGCTCTTCCCGGAACCAGTCCATGGCCTCGAGCCGCTTGAGCGACCACACCACGACGAttttcttggtgatggcctTGCCGTCCCGCATACGCTTGATCAGATTTAGCAGCTGTGACATGAGCGATGTGATACCGCTGCCACCGGCGATGAGGATGCAGGTATCAAATGCGGCAAGCTCTCGGCGCATACCACCGTACGGCCCGTCGAGAAACGCGCGGTAGGTGTGGAAAGGCCCCTTATCAATGGCCGTCTCGAGCACCTTCTTCGTAAAGCCTCCATATGGCCGGAACACCAGCACACAATCTCTGTACTCCTCGCCGTATTCAGATGGAAAGTCTGCGCTGCAAAGAGACGAGATGGTGAAAGGATGGTTCTCTAACATGGAAATGCCCGGCATGCGTAGATAGACGTACTGGCCCGGCTTCCACCTCATCTGAGTTGGGATGGTGATCTTGATGGCGTTCTCCgtcatgatgttgatggcagcTTCGTCTCCAATCAAAAACGACATGCGCCATGGCTTGGTCCAATTCAGCTTGCAGAAACGGTACAGGTTGcagaagacgatgatggccaCTGTCGCATACAAGTAGGCCCACGACATGAGAAAGTTCTTGGTATGCCAAAAGAGCACACCGACGTAAACGTAGCCGACTGGGATATGGAGAAGGATGAAAACTTCGTATGCCTTTCTTCGGAACAGTGGTAACGATCCCACACAAAGCCACCCCAGAGGGACCATGCATGCAATTCCAGATCCATAGATGATGCCGCTACCGGGAGGAAACAGCGCCTCGAAGACCTCCatgccaccatcctcccagaCCGGCTGGATGTAGAATGGGATCATGTGAATCAAGGAGAGAAACAGGCAGAGGTAGCTCAGCCAACGGTGGAATACGTTGAGTCTCTCGGGTCCAATGCCGGTGATCAGcgtgatgatgttggcctTGGTGCTAGTGGCAATGATCCACGGTGTCATGGCAACGGCAATCATGCCGGACCGAACAGCCACCGGTGGTGATCCGAACCGGATGCTTTGCCAGTATAGGGGTTGCTGTAAGAAGCAGTAGACCGTGACGAAGGCCAGGGCGATAAAGGCGCAACTCAGCACCGCGAGTGAGGAAAAGGTGAAGCGGTGTTTTCTCCAGACAATGTCTGGCACTGGTCGATAAAAAACCCATCGGAATAACGCCAGAGTATCGTTGACAAATCCGACAGATGAAAAATGCGCTTTCGGCTTGAaattcttctcctcctcagcctgcTGCTCGTCCGGAAAGAAGTGTCGTCGTGATTCAGCCGCCGTCTGCGCTGTCGCCCCCGTCGCCAGGGCAGCCGATCTATCCCACTCCGGTTCCATGCTGTAAAGCTGTTGAAAGTGCTTCTCCATATCCTGCTTGTAGATCGCCTGCCGAATCTTATCCTGCCAGTAGTGCCATATCCTCATAAACAGCGTCAGTCCTCCCAAAGCAAGCGCGAAATATGTCCAACCCAGCCCGTATTTCCCCGATTGGGACCACGGATCTACCGTGAGTGCCTGTACTAAGCCCGGTGGACTGTTGGGTAAGAGCGGGATATTGATCCGCCTCACCAACCCGCTCAGGGCCTCAACGGACGCGTCGACTGCGCTTCGTAGCGCTGGTCGCACATGTGAAGCCATGGTGTAATTTGTGTAGTGATTGTGCGCGTACGGGCGCGGGAGTGTGGCGGCCCCTGTAGAACGCAACCTCGATCTTGAAATGTCGTCGGGATACAGAGAAGCAGCTGATCTGCCGGCAACGGCCGCCGGTCAGACTTCGGTCGAGGAACACCGGACCCCCGATCAAAATATTAGAGCATTTAGTAGAGAGCGTGAGGCACAACTTGAAAGGCCATGAGAAGTGACGAAAGGGGTGTATTAGGGGCGACCGTCGGGAAGGAGCCGGGAAGGACGAAAGAATGGGATGGATCCGGCGGGGGGCACGGGAGAGGGGCGTAGGGAGAGTTATTATAATGCAGTTATATCTCCAATGTTGGTGTGGGGGAGTTGAGCGTGGGTGAGATGGTGGGTGAGATGCTGCAAGTCGCAAGTTCCGTCACGTCCACCTAGGTTTCTTCCACGGACAATTCCAACCGCCGCGCGTGTGCCCCTCCAGATGCGATCACAGTACCGGGCTGTTGGGCTCGAGATGTCCAGATGCTCTCCTGAGGCGGGACGGAATCAATATCAAGTCAGGAACAGGAAAAGTCGGACCTGGAAACTGAAGAATCCAGCGGTTCACTGGGCCTTAATATTGGTCGACCGATGTTCTGGGGTGCGTGGTGCTAGGTGCAATAGCTCACAGCTGGTGTCG from Podospora pseudoanserina strain CBS 124.78 chromosome 1, whole genome shotgun sequence includes:
- a CDS encoding hypothetical protein (COG:P; COG:Q; EggNog:ENOG503P05E), whose amino-acid sequence is MASHVRPALRSAVDASVEALSGLVRRINIPLLPNSPPGLVQALTVDPWSQSGKYGLGWTYFALALGGLTLFMRIWHYWQDKIRQAIYKQDMEKHFQQLYSMEPEWDRSAALATGATAQTAAESRRHFFPDEQQAEEEKNFKPKAHFSSVGFVNDTLALFRWVFYRPVPDIVWRKHRFTFSSLAVLSCAFIALAFVTVYCFLQQPLYWQSIRFGSPPVAVRSGMIAVAMTPWIIATSTKANIITLITGIGPERLNVFHRWLSYLCLFLSLIHMIPFYIQPVWEDGGMEVFEALFPPGSGIIYGSGIACMVPLGWLCVGSLPLFRRKAYEVFILLHIPVGYVYVGVLFWHTKNFLMSWAYLYATVAIIVFCNLYRFCKLNWTKPWRMSFLIGDEAAINIMTENAIKITIPTQMRWKPGQYVYLRMPGISMLENHPFTISSLCSADFPSEYGEEYRDCVLVFRPYGGFTKKVLETAIDKGPFHTYRAFLDGPYGGMRRELAAFDTCILIAGGSGITSLMSQLLNLIKRMRDGKAITKKIVVVWSLKRLEAMDWFREELRICREAAPPESVTCKFFVTASVRKPPNSGIPHGRAPRPLSNAFHDKLDGFVANIASKRNSALIMSEAQGDPDRERELRAEDEDRITALPQQKYLQPHTFPPPPPGPPPNNNNNNNNRLSVAEQTLRKLEGRDDEVKPVEGEQQQYLHPPAPSSKAPSTKKSEPGGEFHFPPLARENAAPHFKYAPPAGRKRYSQILSESDPRPSGAGSGGSIDARPTTSELGHQHADSSGSTEPFATHPSPPAAAEPTGESSTAPVRPPELAHLRTDVGGDPRRPRPTSHFGPPSGFDFGFPETPTEFQRNLMRFAFPVPHEIDGGWSVEYGRPDLGYMLKEWATGGPDGRGVLGRRTAVFVCGPPAMRVGVANTVARLQAEIWGDDMLEEIFLHTENYAL
- a CDS encoding hypothetical protein (COG:U; EggNog:ENOG503NZ2P); translated protein: MGAMRKEAGVCAFPSSSDLSTQENTGSQKPAVAGLPDERDAQRASIPSAPTAAPSLPNKSPARSSPRPESPNKAAPSSSVHSASSGAAPQNQNSVSCAVRNWSYWNNWDANGTMAGIEGHDGAMAMEGTTSNARRWLALAALACMWTNAQAPLFMFAGAPVYIYRELGGIDHWVWFVSANLLATAAISPFVGALSDLVGRRFVALAGNALIVIGQIICGAATSMDAFIVGMAISGLGTGINELTALAGAAEIVPVSRRGYYVAAMILTILPFLPSVMYAQLISAYSSWRYIAVVTTGWAAIGLVMAFLFYHPPPRIDAHAGEKSEVLKKTDWVGGFLSIAGLVLVEVGLLGGGYNAPWKSARILAPLIIGALVLVAFVVWERKGASHPMVPRDMGKSPWTLWLTLIITFISGANFFSVLMIWPSEAYNVYGHDPVGVGIRGMPFAFGTMAGCVISLVMLSWLKGNIKWILFVSSTLMTLGCGLLAIARVDNIQTVYGVLFIAGLGVGGVVVPASTITAIICPSDVIATVTALTIAIRIVGGAIGYAIYYNVFVSKLLPQLMQIVGGTCVKVGIEHDKIEQIIQMTGASLVNEIKHLPFVNEAQWHAIVAAGQVAYSHAYPWAYYCSIAFGGVSMLASLFLGDLNMDDTVAVVL